One genomic window of Blastocatellia bacterium includes the following:
- a CDS encoding cyclic nucleotide-binding domain-containing protein, which translates to MSKELKRQEVQDHHAVIQAIKSIGAIEELVEFEAGHGYKYAVDLEVSIYGRNYGPGKKVGPYIKMYSYPPGAEIIREGDWDTNTFYIVVEGSAEVFVKGRNESVATVKHGNPFGEMAVLAGVQRAATIKAHHESGTKVLEVQRPALRMLRKLKKFGAALDLTYRNNGRNSALGSLSIGEEAKKQLAQISEFKVLARGHVVCQEGRPVDRIVIVKDGWVKRACEGDKKNDSADYIGSGYCLGINALAERGAKWAYKATVLSRTEVLEIPFKKLMAYPQLMETLKTELTPFSTLGTPLQPDKQLAFAKPAKTAQDRILDKGLADATNLLVMDMDLCVRCGNCSLACHEIHGQARLTRRGIHLFRPTMPTHTLNQSILAPSVCLHCKDPECMTGCPTGAIARFQGGQVDINPATCIGCGDCATQCPYNAISLVLRKDLRKPGAKDSKPAPAKAGAKGAPAPEAKVNVFEMLGLAFDAKPSPVTGEEDLVAVKCNLCNGTTINPVDKNGQKIYKDHRYNCVESCPTGACIRVSPTQYFSEIAAIKGKAFDAQGKTAVSKVNYKDTGKQITHVIGILFTLLLCGLTMAGIVKYGLGTPLLDTNWFNFRWITGLVGLLGIVVVMAYPMRRQMWQKRSGALRFWMLSHAYAGVIAGVLLLLHGGTSLGGLLTASLMISFDLVILTGLFGILIYWVGPRTLTKIEGEPLLIEDLRRRREELYQEIADITATCQTKAEQQNRKKDFETTFLKGRDLVLDTITSLPYLLRQYLKKESVEQLLESAQKEFQRETNKIKDPAERDAFTRLVKAAATVRRIDALVYIHRALKLWLPPHVIFTSLMLALLLVHIVQVTYYLWRN; encoded by the coding sequence TTATCCAAGCCATTAAAAGCATTGGAGCAATTGAAGAACTAGTGGAATTTGAAGCAGGGCATGGATATAAATACGCGGTTGATCTAGAAGTATCTATTTATGGACGAAACTATGGCCCAGGAAAAAAAGTTGGCCCTTACATTAAAATGTATAGTTATCCGCCTGGTGCTGAAATCATTCGTGAAGGTGATTGGGACACTAACACTTTTTATATTGTAGTAGAAGGTTCGGCAGAAGTTTTTGTTAAGGGCCGTAACGAATCCGTTGCTACTGTTAAACATGGTAATCCATTTGGTGAAATGGCAGTGCTAGCAGGTGTACAACGTGCTGCAACAATCAAAGCACACCATGAAAGCGGCACAAAAGTCTTAGAAGTACAAAGACCTGCTCTACGTATGTTACGCAAACTAAAGAAATTTGGTGCAGCTTTGGACTTAACCTATCGCAACAATGGCCGCAATTCTGCTTTAGGCAGCCTTTCAATTGGTGAAGAAGCTAAAAAACAATTAGCCCAAATATCTGAGTTTAAGGTTTTAGCTCGCGGCCACGTAGTTTGTCAGGAAGGCCGACCCGTTGACCGAATTGTAATAGTTAAAGATGGTTGGGTTAAACGTGCTTGTGAAGGCGATAAAAAAAATGACTCTGCTGATTATATAGGTTCTGGTTATTGTTTAGGCATCAATGCTTTAGCTGAACGAGGAGCTAAATGGGCATATAAAGCTACAGTATTAAGCCGTACAGAAGTACTAGAAATTCCATTTAAGAAATTGATGGCTTATCCCCAATTAATGGAAACCCTTAAAACAGAGCTAACTCCATTTAGCACACTTGGCACACCTCTTCAACCTGATAAACAACTTGCCTTTGCTAAGCCAGCTAAAACAGCCCAAGACCGAATCTTAGATAAAGGTTTAGCAGACGCAACTAATCTTTTAGTAATGGATATGGATTTATGCGTCCGTTGTGGTAATTGTTCTTTAGCCTGTCATGAAATTCATGGTCAAGCTAGACTAACACGACGAGGTATTCACCTCTTCCGCCCAACAATGCCAACCCACACCCTTAACCAAAGCATCTTGGCTCCTTCAGTGTGTCTACATTGTAAAGATCCTGAATGTATGACTGGTTGCCCAACAGGAGCAATTGCCCGTTTCCAAGGCGGTCAAGTAGATATTAACCCTGCTACTTGTATAGGTTGTGGAGATTGTGCTACTCAATGTCCTTATAATGCAATTTCTTTAGTCCTACGTAAGGATTTGCGTAAGCCAGGAGCAAAAGACTCTAAACCTGCTCCAGCTAAAGCTGGTGCAAAAGGTGCGCCTGCACCAGAAGCTAAAGTAAATGTCTTTGAAATGCTTGGTCTAGCCTTTGATGCTAAACCAAGCCCAGTAACAGGCGAAGAAGACTTAGTAGCTGTGAAATGTAACCTTTGTAATGGTACAACTATCAACCCTGTAGATAAAAATGGTCAAAAAATTTATAAAGATCATCGCTATAACTGTGTAGAAAGCTGTCCAACAGGTGCTTGTATTCGTGTTTCACCAACACAATATTTTTCAGAAATTGCAGCTATTAAAGGAAAAGCCTTTGATGCACAAGGAAAAACTGCTGTTAGTAAAGTAAATTACAAAGATACTGGTAAACAAATTACTCATGTTATTGGTATTTTATTTACTTTACTATTATGTGGTCTTACTATGGCAGGTATCGTTAAGTATGGTTTAGGAACACCTTTACTTGATACTAATTGGTTTAATTTCCGTTGGATAACTGGCCTAGTAGGTCTTCTTGGAATAGTTGTAGTAATGGCTTATCCAATGCGTCGTCAAATGTGGCAAAAACGTAGCGGCGCACTCCGTTTTTGGATGTTAAGCCATGCTTATGCAGGTGTTATTGCAGGTGTATTATTACTATTACATGGTGGTACTAGCCTGGGAGGTCTTTTAACAGCATCTTTAATGATATCTTTTGACCTAGTAATTCTTACAGGTTTATTTGGTATTTTAATTTATTGGGTAGGGCCTCGAACTTTAACAAAAATAGAGGGCGAACCTCTTCTTATAGAAGATTTGCGCCGTCGTCGTGAAGAGCTATATCAAGAAATTGCTGATATTACAGCTACTTGCCAAACTAAAGCTGAACAACAAAACCGCAAAAAAGATTTTGAAACTACTTTCTTAAAAGGTCGAGACTTAGTTTTAGACACAATCACATCTCTTCCCTATTTACTACGTCAATACTTAAAGAAAGAAAGCGTTGAACAACTTTTAGAATCTGCGCAAAAAGAGTTTCAACGAGAAACTAATAAAATTAAAGATCCAGCAGAACGAGATGCTTTTACTCGTCTAGTAAAAGCAGCGGCAACAGTTCGTCGTATAGACGCACTTGTCTACATCCACCGAGCCTTAAAGCTTTGGTTACCACCTCACGTAATATTTACTTCCTTAATGCTAGCTTTGCTTTTAGTACATATTGTGCAAGTAACCTATTACTTATGGCGTAACTAA